A portion of the Pagrus major chromosome 8, Pma_NU_1.0 genome contains these proteins:
- the ube2na gene encoding ubiquitin-conjugating enzyme E2Na, with product MAGLPRRIIKETQRLIAEPVPGIRAEPDESNARYFHVVIAGPQDSPFEGGTFKLELFLPEEYPMAAPKVRFMTKIYHPNVDKLGRICLDILKDKWSPALQIRTVLLSIQALLSAPNPDDPLANDVAEKWKSSEAEAIETAKTWTRLYANKNEV from the exons GAAACTCAGCGTTTGATTGCAGAGCCTGTCCCAGGCATCAGGGCAGAGCCAGATGAAAGCAACGCTCGCTACTTTCATGTGGTCATCGCCGGACCTCAGGACTCACCCTTTGAGGGCGGCACATTTAAACTTGAACTCTTTTTACCAGAGGAATATCCCATGGCAGCTCCTAAAGTGCGCTTCATGACCAAAATATATCATCCCAATGTAGACAAGCTGGGCAGAATATGTCTAGACATTTTGAAAG ATAAATGGTCGCCAGCTCTGCAGATCCGTACAGTGCTGCTCTCAATCCAGGCATTACTAAGTGCACCCAACCCTGATGATCCCCTAGCAAATGACGTTGCAGAGAAGTGGAAGAGCAGTGAAGCTGAAGCCATAGAAACAG cCAAGACATGGACCAGGCTTTATGCAAACAAAAACGAAGTGTAG
- the bmal2 gene encoding aryl hydrocarbon receptor nuclear translocator-like protein 2, producing the protein MSARNAAAGDGDRAAGEPADDVLVEENDCSSMSLSSLLAPSPAGSMSLSMEMPRKRKGSVDNQDRKPASTPDADMEDDQGSDGDDQHAKMKCFREPHSQIEKRRRDKMNNLIDKLSAMIPTCNPMSRKLDKLTVLRMAVQHLKSLKGSGSSFSETNYKPSFLPDEELKHLVLKAADGFLFVVGCDRGKIVFVSESVTKILNYSRAELIGQSLFDYIHQKDMGKVKEQLSASELYPRERLIDAKTGLQVQADLPVGASRLCSGARRSFFCRMKYNKISVKVEEKEFQAGTSKKKESQKYCTVHCTGYMRSWPTSQLGADGEGEADKQDSSHFSCLVAVGRVHSHSSPQVNGEIRVKPTEFVTRYAMDGKFTFVDQRATTILGYLPQELLGTSCYEYFHQDDLPQLADRHRKVLRSKEKIETNCYKFKTKHGSFVTLRSQWFSFVNPWTKEVEYIVSTNTVISHDNSRTSRSGNKSERSSNSKTSEDGKKSFTVIPGISTTPGSMIYAGSIGTQIANELLDFNRMNSSPSSGSVSPFSLPTDKSQQTHNQISNSVPNGEATDVEMPGKSSSEDEPQGAAFSGESLMGENSQLDLDSVVGPGLSSLSNDEAAMAVIMSLLETDTNLDEAVDFEEMHWSL; encoded by the exons ATGTCGGCCAGGAATGCAGCGGCTGGCGACGGTGACAGAGCGGCAGGCGAACCGGcag atgaTGTGCTGGTTGAGGAAAACGATTGCAGTTCTATGTCTTTGAGCAGCCTGCTGGCCCCGTCGCCAGCTGGTAGCATGTCCTTGAGCATGGAGATGCCCCGGAAGCGCAAGGGCAGCGTGGACAACCA GGATAGAAAACCTGCTTCCACCCCTGATGCAGACATGGAAGACGACCAAGG GTCAGATGGAGACGACCAACATGCtaaaatgaaatgcttcag GGAACCGCACAGCCAAATTGAGAAGAGGAGACGGGACAAAATGAACAATCTCATTGACAAACTATCAGCCATGATCCCTACTTGTAACCCCATGTCCCGGAAGCTGGACAAACTCACTGTGCTCAGAATGGCTGTGCAGCACCTCAAATCTCTCAAAG GTTCAGGAAGTTCTTTTTCTGAAACCAACTACAAACCATCATTCCTTCCAGACGAGGAGCTCAAACACCTCGTCCTCAAG GCTGCGGATGGGTTCCTGTTTGTAGTGGGCTGTGATCGTGGGAAAATAGTTTTTGTCTCAGAGTCCGTCACGAAGATATTAAATTATAGTCGG GCGGAGCTGATTGGACAGAGCCTGTTTGATTACATACACCAAAAGGACATGGGAAAAGTGAAGGAGCAGCTGTCAGCTTCTGAATTATACCCTCGTGAACGGCTAATAGATGCTAAAA CCGGTCTGCAGGTCCAGGCTGACCTGCCAGTTGGTGCATCACGGCTGTGTTCGGGTGCACGACGCTCATTCTTCTGCCGCATGAAGTACAATAAAATTTCTGTCAAAGTGGAGGAGAAGGAATTCCAAGCTGGCACTTCCAAAAAGAAAG AGTCGCAGAAGTACTGCACAGTCCACTGTACAGGCTACATGCGCAGCTGGCCCACCAGTCAGCTGGGAGCAGATGGGGAGGGCGAGGCAGATAAGCAGGACAGCTCCCACTTCAGCTGCCTGGTGGCAGTGGGACGTGTCCACTCCCACTCATCCCCCCAGGTCAACGGAGAAATCCGAGTTAAACCCACTGAGTTCGTCACACGCTACGCCATGGATGGCAAATTCACCTTTGTTGATCAAAG AGCTACAACCATTCTCGGTTATCTTCCCCAAGAATTGCTTGGGACATCATGTTATGAGTACTTCCATCAAGACGACTTACCGCAGTTGGCTGACAGACATCGAAAAG TGCTGCGGAGTAAAGAGAAAATAGAGACAAACTGCTACAAGTTCAAAACGAAACACGGCTCTTTTGTCACTCTGCGAAGTCAGTGGTTTAGTTTTGTCAATCCATGGACCAAAGAAGTAGAATACATAGTGTCAACTAACACAGTTATATC GCATGATAACAGTCGAACCAGTCGGTCAGGAAACAAGTCTGAACGTTCCAGCAACTCCAAGACATCTGAAG ATGGCAAGAAGTCCTTCACGGTTATACCAGGCATCTCCACCACACCTGGGTCTATGATTTATGCTGGAAGCATAGGGACCCAGATTGCCAATGAGCTGCTGGATTTCAACAG GATGAACTCTTCACCTTCTAGTGGCAGCGTCAGCCCGTTCAGTCTACCAACGGACAAAAGTCAACAAACTCACAATCAAATCAGCAACAGT GTGCCAAACGGAGAGGCAACAGACGTGGAGATGCCAGGAAAGTCCAGCTCAGAGGATGAGCCACAGGGAGCTGCGTTTTCAGGAGAATCACTCATGG